From a single Crateriforma spongiae genomic region:
- a CDS encoding outer membrane protein assembly factor BamB family protein — protein MRLNKFHGPRAHRKWWSPARASKRLLQGVLLTTSAMTTTSVLADWSGFRGDGSASGAVGPATLKMEESGNLAWKTNMPGRSVASPIVVGDLVITTSSAGPDGGHLYVTAVDLDSGDVRWEQSFRATGRPFCHPTSANAAPTPVSDGSHVVAFFSSNDLACLSIEGDLLWYRGLGHDHPKAGNDVGMAASPVIAENAVIVQVECKGDSFAAGINLADGTTLWEQQRNRDSNWASPLPITRSDGSTEVVMPSGQDVVAVDPRTGDVRWKLEEGRATVSSPSLSGPYLMLPGNDLLVMRTDQSGTAPKEVWRNNRFSPRNATVASNGQTLYALKGSVLIAGTMSDGERKWQHRLPDFGGGWATPVVAADRIYVFDQAGNGAIIADRDDRAETIAQVEIGEPVLASPALADGKLIVRSDRSLYCFQ, from the coding sequence ATGCGATTGAACAAGTTCCACGGTCCAAGGGCGCATCGAAAGTGGTGGTCACCCGCACGTGCATCCAAGCGATTGCTGCAAGGCGTTCTGCTAACAACATCGGCCATGACGACAACATCGGTTTTGGCAGACTGGTCGGGATTTCGCGGCGACGGCAGCGCGTCAGGAGCGGTCGGACCCGCCACGTTGAAAATGGAAGAATCTGGCAATCTGGCATGGAAGACGAATATGCCAGGACGAAGTGTGGCTAGCCCCATCGTCGTCGGGGACTTGGTCATCACCACCAGTTCGGCGGGCCCCGACGGTGGCCACCTTTACGTCACCGCGGTGGACCTGGATTCGGGCGATGTTCGATGGGAACAGTCGTTTCGCGCGACCGGTCGTCCATTTTGTCATCCGACCAGCGCCAACGCCGCGCCGACGCCGGTAAGCGATGGGAGTCATGTGGTCGCGTTTTTCAGCAGCAATGACTTGGCTTGTCTGTCGATCGAAGGCGATTTGTTGTGGTACCGAGGCTTGGGGCACGACCATCCCAAGGCCGGTAACGACGTGGGAATGGCTGCGTCACCTGTGATTGCCGAAAACGCCGTGATCGTTCAAGTCGAATGCAAAGGAGATTCCTTTGCCGCCGGGATTAACCTGGCGGATGGGACCACGTTGTGGGAACAGCAACGAAATCGTGATTCCAACTGGGCATCGCCGTTACCCATTACCCGCAGCGATGGCAGCACCGAAGTGGTCATGCCGTCGGGGCAGGATGTGGTCGCCGTCGATCCGCGCACCGGTGACGTGCGTTGGAAGTTGGAGGAAGGGCGTGCCACGGTATCTTCGCCCAGCCTGTCGGGACCTTACTTGATGTTGCCCGGCAATGACCTGTTGGTGATGCGGACCGATCAAAGTGGTACCGCACCGAAAGAAGTTTGGCGGAACAACCGGTTCAGCCCCCGAAACGCCACCGTCGCGTCCAACGGCCAAACGCTGTATGCCCTGAAAGGCTCCGTCCTGATCGCGGGGACGATGAGCGATGGCGAAAGGAAATGGCAGCACCGCTTGCCCGATTTCGGTGGCGGTTGGGCGACGCCCGTCGTCGCGGCTGATCGAATCTATGTGTTTGATCAAGCCGGAAACGGTGCAATCATCGCCGATCGGGATGACCGTGCCGAAACCATCGCACAGGTCGAAATTGGCGAACCGGTTTTGGCTTCACCAGCCTTGGCTGACGGCAAGTTGATCGTGCGGTCCGACCGGTCGCTGTACTGTTTCCAGTAG
- a CDS encoding glutamate synthase subunit beta, whose protein sequence is MGKPTGFKEFDRKKVPWRLPVVRINDYDEIYTEHKIDHLREQGARCMDCGVPFCQSATGCPIDNLIPEWNDLVYNNRWKEAIERLHKTNNFPEFTGRTCPAPCEGSCVLGITNPPVTIKNIENAIVDRAWAEGWIVPTPPESRTGKKVAIVGSGPAGLAAADQLNQAGHEVTVFERANRIGGLLQYGIPNMKLSKEVLKRRLDKMSAEGVTFKTGVNVGKDVQPEQLQKDFDAVLLACGATQPRDLPIEGRDAKGIHFAMEFLTANTMQSVHGDSLNGSFISAEGKDVIVIGGGDTGTDCIATSIRHGCRSVVNFELLPKPPEGRADDNPWPEWPRVFRIDYGHEEATAKFGSDPRNYQLLSKEFIKDDDGKLVGIRSVQVEWTKNDDGGWKMTEVEGSEKEWPAQLILLAMGFLGPEQYLPKSLGLKTDARSNFEAVHGQYTTNIEGVFAAGDCRRGQSLVVWAINEGRGAARAIDLYLMGETALPAPGQTMGTALSAV, encoded by the coding sequence ATGGGGAAGCCAACCGGATTCAAAGAATTTGATCGCAAAAAAGTGCCGTGGCGTTTGCCGGTCGTTCGGATCAATGATTACGACGAGATCTACACCGAACACAAAATCGATCACTTGCGTGAACAGGGTGCCCGCTGCATGGACTGTGGCGTCCCGTTTTGCCAATCCGCAACGGGATGCCCGATCGATAATTTGATCCCTGAATGGAACGATCTGGTCTACAACAATCGCTGGAAAGAAGCGATCGAACGTCTTCACAAGACGAACAACTTTCCGGAGTTCACCGGTCGTACTTGTCCGGCACCCTGCGAAGGTTCCTGTGTTTTAGGAATCACCAATCCGCCGGTCACGATCAAGAACATCGAAAACGCGATCGTTGACCGGGCGTGGGCGGAAGGTTGGATCGTCCCGACACCGCCGGAATCACGAACCGGTAAAAAAGTGGCGATCGTCGGCAGCGGGCCTGCCGGCTTGGCCGCGGCCGACCAGCTGAACCAGGCCGGTCACGAAGTCACCGTCTTTGAACGCGCCAATCGCATCGGCGGGTTGCTGCAGTACGGCATTCCCAACATGAAGTTGTCCAAGGAAGTCTTGAAGCGACGTTTGGACAAGATGTCGGCCGAAGGCGTGACATTTAAAACCGGCGTGAACGTCGGCAAAGATGTCCAGCCGGAACAGCTTCAAAAGGACTTCGACGCCGTCTTGTTGGCTTGCGGTGCGACACAGCCACGCGATTTGCCGATCGAAGGCCGCGACGCCAAAGGCATCCACTTTGCCATGGAGTTTCTGACCGCGAACACCATGCAAAGCGTTCATGGCGATTCACTGAACGGCTCGTTCATCAGCGCCGAAGGTAAAGATGTCATCGTGATCGGTGGGGGTGATACGGGTACCGACTGTATCGCCACCAGTATCCGACATGGTTGCCGCAGCGTCGTCAATTTTGAACTGCTGCCCAAGCCGCCGGAGGGTCGTGCCGACGACAATCCGTGGCCCGAATGGCCGCGAGTCTTCCGCATCGACTACGGTCATGAAGAAGCCACCGCAAAGTTCGGAAGCGATCCACGAAACTATCAATTGCTGAGCAAGGAATTCATCAAAGACGATGATGGCAAACTGGTCGGCATTCGGTCGGTTCAAGTCGAATGGACCAAGAACGACGACGGCGGTTGGAAGATGACCGAAGTCGAAGGCAGCGAAAAAGAATGGCCTGCGCAATTGATCTTGCTGGCCATGGGATTCTTGGGACCGGAACAGTACCTGCCCAAATCGTTGGGGCTGAAAACCGATGCCCGCAGCAATTTCGAAGCGGTCCACGGTCAGTACACCACCAACATCGAAGGTGTGTTCGCCGCCGGTGACTGTCGACGCGGCCAAAGTTTGGTGGTTTGGGCCATCAACGAAGGCCGCGGAGCGGCACGTGCCATCGACCTTTACTTGATGGGCGAAACCGCTCTGCCGGCGCCAGGTCAAACCATGGGCACTGCATTGTCGGCGGTCTGA
- a CDS encoding DUF58 domain-containing protein has protein sequence MEPIRQTAQETFQYASALPWLIIAAATMPLVLAAWWTKIFPSRRWVIALAVIAVVSTLNVFFPALLLAVLVLDGLLILFASIDFFLVLVMTSGGITASRSHSRTGSIGVPMESRLGVENRTAMTLVGHVRDDLPDGFRSDPMDHPLRLPPLAEFSATRQLTAFRRGAFHLHHVYLRLESPLRFWRRHVAIPVESRINVYPDMKQMSDYALLARTDRLSLIGVRRTRRIGQDSDFERLRDYTRDDNYRHIDWRSTARRRKLTVKQFQTDQSQRVVFMLDCGRMMTNLCEGLSLLDHALNASLMMAYVALHQGDSVGMLCFSDTVHAYVPPRGGASQMNRLLQAGFDQFPRMVESRYDQAFVYLQNHCKRRSLITLATNVIDEVNAAAVVDYLGNISGKHLPLGILLRDRGLFDAADTAVARAESAGPSTLGGLATAERKTLYRGVAAADILIWRQQVLRDLEHRGVLCVDAFPDELTAPLVNQYLEIKAQHLL, from the coding sequence ATGGAACCGATCCGCCAGACCGCACAAGAAACCTTCCAATACGCATCGGCGCTGCCTTGGCTGATCATTGCCGCAGCGACGATGCCGCTGGTCTTGGCGGCTTGGTGGACCAAGATTTTTCCCAGCCGCCGCTGGGTCATCGCGTTGGCGGTGATCGCGGTGGTCAGCACGCTGAATGTTTTCTTTCCCGCGTTGCTGTTGGCCGTGCTGGTCCTGGATGGGCTATTGATCCTGTTCGCCAGCATCGACTTTTTTCTGGTCCTGGTCATGACGTCCGGCGGTATCACGGCGTCACGATCTCATTCGCGGACGGGCAGCATCGGTGTGCCCATGGAAAGTCGTCTGGGGGTGGAAAACCGAACCGCGATGACGCTGGTCGGTCACGTCCGCGACGATTTGCCGGATGGATTTCGGTCCGACCCGATGGACCACCCGCTGCGTTTACCGCCGTTGGCGGAATTTTCGGCGACGCGTCAACTGACGGCGTTTCGACGCGGTGCGTTTCACCTTCATCACGTCTATCTGCGACTGGAAAGCCCACTGCGGTTCTGGCGCCGACACGTGGCGATTCCGGTCGAAAGCCGAATCAACGTCTACCCGGACATGAAACAAATGTCGGACTACGCGTTGTTGGCAAGAACCGACCGACTCAGTCTGATCGGTGTTCGGCGGACCCGGCGGATCGGCCAAGACAGTGATTTCGAACGCCTGCGCGACTACACCCGCGACGACAATTATCGTCACATCGATTGGCGCAGCACGGCCCGTCGCCGAAAGCTGACCGTCAAACAGTTTCAAACCGACCAAAGCCAACGCGTGGTCTTCATGTTGGACTGCGGCCGCATGATGACCAATCTGTGCGAAGGGCTTTCGCTGCTGGATCACGCATTGAACGCTTCGTTGATGATGGCCTACGTCGCGTTGCATCAAGGGGATTCGGTCGGCATGCTGTGCTTTTCCGACACGGTCCACGCCTACGTGCCACCACGCGGGGGCGCCAGCCAAATGAATCGGCTGTTGCAAGCCGGATTCGATCAATTCCCTCGCATGGTCGAATCACGTTATGACCAAGCGTTCGTCTATCTGCAAAATCACTGCAAGCGTCGTTCGCTGATTACTTTGGCCACCAACGTGATCGACGAAGTCAACGCGGCGGCGGTCGTGGACTACCTGGGCAATATCAGCGGCAAGCATTTACCGCTGGGCATCTTGCTACGCGACCGCGGTCTGTTCGATGCCGCCGACACGGCGGTCGCCCGAGCGGAATCTGCCGGCCCATCGACTCTGGGCGGGCTGGCGACGGCCGAGCGGAAAACGCTGTACCGTGGCGTGGCGGCCGCCGACATTCTGATTTGGCGACAGCAAGTGTTGCGAGACCTGGAACACCGCGGCGTTCTATGCGTTGACGCGTTTCCCGACGAATTGACCGCGCCACTGGTCAATCAATACTTGGAAATCAAAGCCCAACACTTGCTTTGA
- a CDS encoding LysR family transcriptional regulator produces MQLRSLEIFCAVAEHRSFSRAASAFELTQSAVSQSIQQLEESVGAKLIDRGTRPLSLTDAGELYFRGLRRFLRDYQSLEREVRHRGQRLAGEVRVGTIYSVGLSYLPDATAEFSRLHSDVRVQLEFGHSHSVVEIVERGDADFGLVSFPRNTKTIVHVGWQSEPMRLVCSPRHPLANSDSVGRDQLQGLSMVGFCRSLLLRQEIDKLLAKMGVTVNFDIEFDNADSMVRAIEANGGIAFLPQSVVRRETATGTLRVLACPDFQMNRPLGFIFRRSAKLTPAAIEFASLLLGRPLPIDRRGRLDPSPRGGSSPRLNGGNESADEHTATTSVVA; encoded by the coding sequence TTGCAACTCCGATCGCTCGAAATTTTCTGTGCCGTTGCCGAGCATCGCAGCTTCAGCCGTGCGGCGTCGGCTTTCGAATTGACCCAAAGCGCGGTCAGCCAGTCGATTCAGCAGTTGGAAGAATCCGTCGGCGCCAAGCTGATCGATCGCGGTACGCGCCCGCTTAGCCTGACCGATGCCGGGGAGCTTTACTTTCGCGGTCTGCGGCGATTCTTGCGGGATTACCAATCGCTGGAGCGTGAGGTCCGGCATCGCGGCCAACGCTTGGCCGGCGAAGTCCGAGTGGGGACGATTTACTCGGTCGGTTTGAGTTACCTGCCGGACGCGACTGCGGAATTCTCACGGTTACACAGCGACGTCCGTGTGCAGTTGGAATTCGGTCACAGCCACAGTGTCGTTGAAATCGTGGAACGTGGTGACGCTGATTTCGGGCTGGTCAGTTTTCCCCGTAACACGAAAACCATCGTCCACGTGGGCTGGCAGAGCGAACCGATGCGTTTGGTCTGTTCCCCCCGTCACCCGTTGGCCAACAGCGATTCGGTCGGCCGAGACCAATTGCAAGGGTTGTCGATGGTCGGCTTTTGCCGGTCGCTGCTGTTGCGGCAGGAGATCGACAAGCTGTTGGCCAAGATGGGCGTGACGGTCAATTTCGACATTGAATTCGACAACGCCGATTCGATGGTTCGTGCGATCGAAGCCAATGGCGGGATCGCGTTTTTGCCACAATCGGTTGTCCGACGTGAAACGGCAACCGGCACGCTGCGTGTGCTGGCGTGCCCTGACTTTCAAATGAACCGACCGCTTGGATTCATTTTCCGGCGCTCGGCCAAGCTGACACCCGCCGCCATCGAATTCGCATCCCTGTTGCTGGGCCGGCCGCTGCCGATTGATCGTCGCGGCCGCCTGGATCCATCGCCACGCGGCGGATCGTCGCCACGACTGAACGGCGGCAATGAATCCGCCGACGAACACACCGCCACCACGTCCGTGGTGGCTTGA
- the gltB gene encoding glutamate synthase large subunit — protein MNAILNRHHLPPSQGLYDPAHEKDSCGVGFIAHIKGQPSHQIVVDADTMLQNMDHRGGCGCEPNTGDGSGMMCGLPHAFLRKVAKADLGKELPEEGKYAAGLIYLPTDPQEREFCKETIERLISETGQTLIGWRDVPQDTDGADVGPTARRSEPVMEMLFVGAADGLDSEAFERKLYIIRKRASHLLRGSEKLDQALIFYICSLSTKVIIYKGMLTPAQVLPYFPDLRDEDFKTHLAMVHSRFSTNTFPSWDRAQPFRFMSHNGEINTLRGNSNWMRAREGNAESDLFGDDLSKLFPVVEPHCSDSGTFDNVLEFLLMGGRTLQEAVMMMVPEAWQKHETMDEDKRAFYEYFSSLMEPWDGPASVAFTDGKYIGATLDRNGLRPSRYYITHDDRVIMASEVGVVPVDPAIVKEKGRLQPGKMFLVDFEQGRLIPDEELKSDFARKMPYGQWLREQRIRLADLHPEEEGHGFDSDTLLPRMQAFGYTAETMNFMLRPLVEQLRDPVGSMGNDSAIACLSDKPRLVYDYFKQLFAQVTNPAIDSIREEVIMSLECYIGPEQNLLAATPQHCHRLLVDHPILTNEEIAALKHINYQGWNSRVIDITYDRSEGKAGLTKTLDRISAEAEAAADDGIQLIVLTDREVGQGRIPVSALLATGAVHHHLVKTAKRTRVGIVVETGEAREVHHHCLLVGYGADAINPYLAFEALWQSRRDGLLPESIGDDDAVVAAYRKGVAKGMLKVMAKMGISTLQSYKGAQIFEALGLKDEVINKCFANTASRIQGVSFDVIAEESIRRHELGYPSESVDRQRQLPNLGEFHWRAEGEKHAWSPQAISNLQIAARNNNEDAYWKFAHTINEDSRNRCTLRGLLDFKDDPSKAIHLDEVEPASEIVKRFCTGAMSLGSISAESHESLAIALNRVGGKSNTGEGGEDPRRFQPLPNGDSKRSAIKQVASGRFGVTIEYLTNADEIQIKVSQGAKPGEGGELPGRKVDDYIASIRYSTPGVGLISPPPHHDIYSIEDLAQLIHDLKNANRAARISVKLVSEVGVGVIASGVAKAHADHILISGDTGGTGASPLTSIKHAGLPWELGIAETHQVLVLNDLRSRVVLQTDGGLKTGRDVVIAALLGAEEFGFSTAPLITLGCIMMRKCHLNTCPVGIATQDPELRKKFSGKPEHVVNYLFMVAEEARRIMAKLGFKSIDDMVGHTEVLMTDKAIKHWKSDGLDLTPILAPAAKPHDDVEVRCVMAQDHGLERSLDIRKILPEAQSAIDTGTPVVIQSPVVNINRTVGTILSNEVAKKHGQAGLPDDTIRIELSGSAGQSLGAFLAHGVTIDLEGDGNDYIGKGLSGGKIIVYPPRESTFDAHENIIVGNVCLYGATGGEAYFRGRAAERFCVRNSGARTVVEGVGDHGCEYMTGGRVVCLGATGRNFAAGMSGGIAYVWDRQGDFNLNCNLATVALERIDSPEEEAEVREMIQNHADYTGSATAKTALDNWDQFMTECVKVMPTDYKRVLLEMAEKQAAAPV, from the coding sequence ATGAACGCAATTTTGAACCGTCACCATCTGCCGCCTTCCCAAGGCCTTTACGACCCGGCACACGAAAAAGATTCGTGTGGTGTCGGATTCATCGCGCATATCAAGGGCCAGCCCAGCCACCAGATCGTCGTCGACGCCGACACCATGCTTCAAAACATGGACCACCGTGGCGGCTGTGGATGTGAACCGAACACCGGTGACGGGTCGGGCATGATGTGTGGATTGCCCCACGCTTTTCTGCGCAAAGTTGCCAAGGCAGATCTGGGCAAAGAACTGCCCGAGGAAGGTAAGTACGCCGCCGGTTTGATCTATCTGCCGACCGATCCGCAAGAACGTGAGTTCTGCAAAGAAACGATCGAACGCTTGATCAGCGAAACCGGGCAAACGCTGATCGGATGGCGTGACGTGCCTCAGGACACCGACGGCGCGGACGTGGGGCCGACGGCACGTCGCAGCGAACCGGTCATGGAGATGCTGTTCGTCGGTGCGGCCGACGGACTGGACAGCGAAGCGTTTGAACGCAAGCTGTACATCATTCGCAAGCGTGCCAGTCACCTGCTGCGTGGCAGTGAAAAGCTGGACCAAGCGTTGATCTTCTACATTTGTTCGCTCAGCACCAAGGTCATCATCTACAAAGGCATGCTGACGCCGGCACAAGTGCTGCCGTATTTCCCCGATCTGCGTGACGAGGATTTCAAGACGCACTTGGCAATGGTCCACAGCCGGTTTTCGACCAACACGTTCCCCAGTTGGGACCGCGCCCAGCCGTTCCGATTCATGTCGCACAACGGCGAGATCAACACGCTGCGTGGCAACAGCAATTGGATGCGTGCCCGCGAAGGCAACGCCGAAAGCGATTTGTTTGGCGACGACCTATCCAAATTGTTTCCCGTTGTTGAACCCCATTGCAGCGATTCGGGAACGTTCGACAACGTCTTGGAATTCTTGCTGATGGGCGGACGCACGCTGCAGGAAGCCGTCATGATGATGGTGCCCGAAGCGTGGCAAAAGCACGAAACGATGGACGAAGACAAGCGTGCGTTCTATGAGTATTTCAGCAGCCTGATGGAACCATGGGACGGCCCGGCTTCGGTTGCGTTCACCGACGGTAAGTACATCGGCGCGACGCTGGACCGTAATGGTTTGCGGCCCAGCCGCTACTACATCACACATGACGATCGCGTGATCATGGCCAGCGAAGTCGGTGTGGTTCCCGTCGACCCGGCCATCGTCAAAGAGAAGGGGCGTCTGCAGCCGGGCAAGATGTTCTTGGTTGATTTTGAACAAGGCCGCTTGATTCCCGATGAAGAACTCAAAAGCGACTTTGCCCGCAAGATGCCTTATGGACAGTGGCTGCGGGAACAACGCATTCGACTGGCCGACTTGCATCCCGAAGAAGAAGGCCACGGTTTTGACAGCGACACGTTGCTGCCTCGAATGCAAGCGTTCGGTTACACCGCCGAAACGATGAACTTCATGCTGCGTCCGCTGGTCGAACAGCTTCGTGACCCGGTCGGTTCGATGGGCAACGACAGTGCGATCGCGTGCCTGAGCGACAAACCGCGGCTGGTTTACGATTACTTCAAGCAACTGTTTGCCCAGGTCACCAATCCCGCGATCGATTCGATCCGTGAAGAAGTGATCATGTCGCTGGAATGCTACATCGGTCCCGAACAGAACTTGTTGGCGGCCACACCCCAGCACTGTCACCGACTGTTGGTCGACCACCCGATTTTGACCAACGAAGAAATCGCGGCGCTTAAGCACATCAATTACCAAGGCTGGAACAGTCGGGTGATCGACATCACGTACGACCGCAGCGAAGGCAAAGCGGGACTGACCAAAACGTTGGATCGGATTTCCGCCGAAGCCGAAGCCGCGGCCGACGACGGAATTCAGTTGATCGTGTTGACCGATCGCGAAGTCGGCCAAGGCCGAATTCCCGTCAGTGCATTGTTGGCCACCGGCGCCGTCCACCATCACTTGGTCAAAACGGCAAAACGGACGCGTGTTGGGATCGTCGTGGAAACCGGCGAAGCCCGCGAAGTCCACCATCACTGTTTGCTGGTCGGCTACGGCGCCGATGCGATCAACCCATACTTGGCGTTCGAAGCCCTTTGGCAATCGCGACGTGATGGCCTGTTGCCCGAATCGATCGGCGACGACGATGCCGTTGTCGCCGCCTATCGCAAGGGTGTCGCCAAGGGCATGCTGAAAGTCATGGCCAAGATGGGGATCAGCACGCTGCAAAGCTACAAGGGTGCCCAAATCTTTGAAGCCTTGGGCTTGAAAGACGAAGTCATTAACAAGTGCTTCGCCAACACCGCCAGCCGAATCCAAGGGGTCTCGTTCGATGTGATCGCCGAAGAATCCATTCGGCGGCATGAATTGGGTTATCCCAGCGAATCGGTCGATCGTCAGCGTCAATTGCCGAACTTGGGTGAATTCCACTGGCGGGCCGAAGGCGAAAAGCATGCGTGGAGCCCGCAAGCGATCAGCAATCTGCAAATCGCCGCACGCAACAACAACGAAGACGCATACTGGAAGTTCGCCCACACGATCAACGAAGACAGCCGCAACCGCTGCACGCTTCGCGGACTGTTGGACTTCAAGGATGATCCTAGCAAGGCGATTCATCTGGACGAGGTCGAACCGGCCAGCGAAATCGTCAAACGGTTCTGCACCGGTGCGATGTCGCTGGGCAGCATCAGTGCCGAATCGCACGAGTCGTTGGCGATCGCGTTGAACCGGGTCGGCGGCAAGAGCAATACCGGCGAAGGCGGCGAAGATCCTCGGCGATTCCAACCGCTGCCCAACGGCGATTCGAAGCGTTCGGCCATCAAGCAGGTGGCGTCGGGTCGATTTGGTGTGACGATCGAATACTTGACCAACGCGGACGAAATCCAAATCAAGGTGTCCCAGGGTGCCAAGCCCGGTGAAGGCGGCGAATTGCCCGGCCGAAAGGTCGACGATTACATCGCCAGCATCCGGTACAGCACACCCGGCGTCGGTTTGATCAGCCCGCCGCCGCACCACGACATTTATTCGATCGAGGATTTGGCCCAGCTGATCCACGACCTGAAGAATGCCAACCGTGCGGCACGCATCAGTGTCAAACTGGTCAGCGAAGTCGGCGTCGGTGTGATCGCCTCGGGCGTCGCCAAGGCGCACGCCGATCACATTCTGATTTCCGGTGATACCGGCGGAACGGGGGCGTCCCCTCTGACCAGCATCAAGCACGCCGGCTTGCCTTGGGAATTGGGAATCGCCGAAACGCATCAAGTGCTGGTCTTGAACGACTTGCGCAGCCGAGTGGTTCTGCAGACCGACGGCGGATTGAAAACCGGTCGCGACGTGGTCATCGCGGCGTTGCTGGGAGCCGAAGAGTTCGGATTCAGCACCGCACCGCTGATCACCCTGGGCTGCATCATGATGCGGAAGTGTCACTTGAACACCTGCCCGGTGGGCATCGCGACCCAAGACCCGGAACTACGCAAGAAGTTCAGCGGCAAACCGGAACACGTCGTCAATTACCTGTTCATGGTTGCCGAAGAAGCACGTCGCATCATGGCCAAGCTTGGCTTCAAGTCGATCGACGACATGGTCGGCCACACCGAAGTCCTGATGACCGACAAAGCGATCAAGCATTGGAAGTCCGATGGATTGGATCTGACTCCGATCCTGGCTCCGGCCGCCAAACCGCATGACGACGTCGAAGTCCGCTGCGTGATGGCCCAGGACCACGGACTGGAACGATCGCTGGACATTCGAAAGATCTTGCCCGAAGCCCAATCGGCCATCGACACCGGCACGCCGGTCGTCATCCAGTCGCCCGTGGTGAACATCAACCGAACGGTGGGCACCATCCTAAGTAACGAAGTCGCCAAGAAGCACGGCCAAGCCGGGCTGCCCGACGACACGATTCGTATCGAGTTGTCCGGATCGGCGGGTCAAAGCTTGGGAGCATTCCTGGCTCACGGCGTGACGATCGATCTGGAAGGCGACGGAAACGATTACATCGGCAAAGGACTTTCCGGCGGCAAGATCATCGTCTATCCGCCACGTGAAAGCACGTTCGACGCTCACGAAAACATCATCGTCGGCAACGTCTGTCTTTATGGCGCGACCGGCGGCGAAGCCTACTTCCGCGGTCGCGCGGCGGAACGTTTTTGTGTCCGTAACAGTGGTGCCAGAACCGTCGTCGAAGGCGTCGGTGACCATGGTTGCGAATACATGACCGGTGGTCGCGTGGTCTGCCTGGGCGCGACCGGACGCAACTTTGCCGCCGGAATGTCAGGCGGAATCGCCTATGTGTGGGATCGCCAAGGTGATTTCAATCTGAATTGCAACTTGGCAACCGTGGCACTGGAACGAATCGATTCACCGGAGGAAGAAGCCGAAGTCCGGGAAATGATCCAGAACCACGCCGATTACACCGGCAGTGCGACGGCGAAAACAGCCTTGGACAATTGGGACCAGTTCATGACCGAATGCGTCAAAGTCATGCCAACTGATTACAAGCGTGTGTTGCTGGAAATGGCTGAAAAGCAGGCCGCCGCACCGGTCTGA